From a single Couchioplanes caeruleus genomic region:
- a CDS encoding TIGR03618 family F420-dependent PPOX class oxidoreductase has product MALPDALLDVLHTKAICFVTTLMPDGSPQITQTWAGTDGEHVLINTVDTHQKTRNVRRDPRIAIGIADPASPSRSWALRGRVVAATTEGARENIDELSRKYIGRPYPGFGGGEQQRVILTVKVDKLHTP; this is encoded by the coding sequence ATGGCTCTGCCCGACGCCCTGCTCGACGTCCTCCACACCAAGGCGATCTGCTTCGTCACCACGCTCATGCCCGACGGGTCGCCGCAGATCACCCAGACCTGGGCCGGCACCGACGGCGAACACGTGCTCATCAACACGGTGGACACCCACCAGAAGACCCGCAACGTCCGGCGCGACCCGCGGATCGCCATCGGCATCGCCGATCCCGCCTCGCCCTCGCGGTCGTGGGCCCTGCGCGGGCGCGTCGTGGCCGCCACCACCGAGGGCGCCCGGGAGAACATCGACGAGCTGTCGCGCAAGTACATCGGCCGGCCCTACCCCGGCTTCGGCGGCGGCGAGCAGCAGCGGGTCATCCTCACCGTGAAGGTCGACAAGCTGCACACTCCCTGA
- a CDS encoding TetR/AcrR family transcriptional regulator, producing MTRTAPPLRRDAERNRQLLLRTAYELMAAKGLDVPYEDIARAAGTGMGTVYRRFPQRQDLLDALFSEHIDTVIDLAGQAARYDDAWAGLAWLLEQQLEIEAQSRGLGELLRSRHQATELVQRAHERMTPLVAGLIARAVRAGQLPAGATPADFAAAHVMVGSVMDASRDFAPQLWRRALTVALAGLRHADLSGDPPDETVIDRLYNDQKK from the coding sequence GTGACCCGGACAGCCCCTCCCCTGCGGCGAGATGCCGAGCGCAACCGGCAGCTGCTGCTGCGCACGGCGTACGAGCTGATGGCCGCCAAGGGCCTCGACGTGCCGTACGAGGACATCGCCCGGGCCGCCGGCACCGGGATGGGCACCGTGTACCGCCGCTTCCCGCAGCGGCAGGACCTGCTGGACGCCCTGTTCAGCGAGCACATCGACACGGTGATCGACCTGGCCGGGCAGGCGGCGCGGTACGACGACGCCTGGGCCGGGCTCGCCTGGCTCCTCGAGCAGCAGCTCGAGATCGAGGCGCAGAGCCGGGGCCTGGGGGAACTGCTCCGCAGCCGCCATCAGGCCACCGAGCTGGTGCAGCGGGCGCACGAGCGGATGACCCCGCTGGTGGCGGGCCTCATCGCCCGGGCGGTCCGGGCGGGTCAGCTGCCGGCCGGGGCGACCCCGGCCGACTTCGCCGCCGCGCACGTGATGGTGGGCAGCGTCATGGACGCCTCCCGGGACTTCGCTCCCCAGCTGTGGCGCCGCGCCCTCACGGTCGCGCTGGCCGGCCTGCGCCACGCCGACCTGTCCGGCGATCCCCCGGACGAGACCGTCATCGACCGCCTCTACAACGACCAGAAGAAGTGA
- a CDS encoding serine/threonine-protein kinase — MTHDWPAAGDLLARRYRLVALLESGGMADIWRAEDELLERPVALKLPTDTTATSAEALHLAWKEARLAARPAHPGIAVVHDYNGAVRPDRSVAPFVVMELLTGETLAARVERAPLSWREAARLGTAVAEALAAAHASGVVHRDIKPGNVMLTPTGVKILDFGISAITGEPDDDETGATFGTPAYVAPERLDGKPAEPATDVYGLGVLLYEMVAGQPPYPVDTWEELEQARRTRRPELPPDLPAGFRKLVADCLGDEPGLRPTAEEAADRLALLGAEPPPPRHAARRRLAVPVGIAAAVATVAAIVLVTRPADGPRTSGAAPPPPSPAASSARPAPSPSTVVVELPPAPPPVVRRTTPAPPPRLDFDDAVARMRSAVETGRDRRQIRADVAVDLLNLLDTLDGAEPAGVDARLADLRRKLRSRAEEGSVAPARADVLEARLADVDRAAGS, encoded by the coding sequence GTGACGCATGACTGGCCGGCCGCGGGTGACCTGCTCGCCCGGCGTTATCGCCTGGTCGCCCTCCTCGAGTCCGGCGGCATGGCCGACATCTGGCGGGCCGAGGACGAGCTGCTCGAGCGTCCGGTCGCGCTGAAGCTGCCCACCGACACCACCGCCACCAGCGCCGAGGCGCTGCACCTGGCCTGGAAGGAGGCCCGGCTGGCGGCCCGCCCGGCGCACCCGGGGATCGCCGTCGTGCACGACTACAACGGCGCGGTCCGCCCCGACCGGTCGGTGGCGCCGTTCGTGGTGATGGAGCTGCTCACCGGCGAAACTCTCGCGGCCCGCGTGGAACGGGCACCGCTGTCCTGGCGCGAGGCCGCCCGCCTCGGCACCGCCGTCGCCGAGGCGCTGGCCGCGGCGCACGCGAGCGGCGTGGTGCACCGCGACATCAAGCCGGGCAACGTCATGCTCACCCCCACCGGCGTGAAGATCCTCGACTTCGGCATCAGCGCGATCACCGGCGAACCGGACGACGACGAGACGGGGGCGACGTTCGGCACGCCCGCGTACGTGGCCCCGGAACGCCTCGACGGCAAGCCGGCGGAGCCCGCCACCGACGTGTACGGGCTCGGCGTGCTGCTGTACGAGATGGTCGCCGGGCAGCCGCCGTACCCGGTGGACACGTGGGAGGAGCTGGAGCAGGCCCGCCGTACGCGACGCCCGGAGCTGCCGCCCGACCTGCCGGCCGGGTTCCGCAAGCTGGTGGCCGACTGCCTCGGCGACGAGCCCGGCCTGCGCCCCACCGCCGAGGAGGCCGCCGACCGGCTCGCCCTGCTCGGCGCGGAACCGCCGCCCCCGCGGCACGCGGCCCGCCGCCGCCTCGCCGTGCCCGTCGGCATCGCCGCGGCCGTGGCGACGGTCGCAGCGATCGTGCTGGTCACGCGCCCGGCAGACGGCCCGCGAACCTCGGGGGCCGCTCCCCCGCCGCCGTCCCCGGCCGCGTCCTCGGCACGCCCGGCGCCGTCACCGTCCACGGTCGTCGTCGAGCTCCCACCGGCGCCGCCGCCGGTCGTCAGGCGGACCACCCCGGCGCCCCCGCCCCGGCTGGACTTCGACGACGCGGTGGCCCGGATGCGCTCGGCCGTGGAGACCGGCCGGGACCGGCGCCAGATCCGGGCGGACGTCGCGGTGGACCTGCTCAACCTGCTGGACACCCTGGACGGCGCCGAGCCGGCCGGCGTCGACGCCCGCCTCGCCGACCTGCGCCGGAAGCTGCGGTCGCGGGCCGAGGAGGGCAGCGTCGCGCCGGCCCGGGCGGACGTCCTGGAGGCCCGCCTGGCCGATGTGGACCGCGCCGCCGGCAGCTGA
- a CDS encoding DoxX family protein has translation MSAAHVTLNLLAALFTAVAAVTYLIGHPYPRAQMEMKRLPLTWMPRLGAVLAAGSAGLLAGFAVPLLGILASFGLVLYFAGAFVAHLRVGSRKLTGWAAFFVTMVATLAVNVVHGLS, from the coding sequence ATGTCAGCCGCACACGTGACCCTCAACCTGCTCGCCGCGCTGTTCACCGCGGTCGCCGCGGTGACGTACCTGATCGGCCACCCGTACCCGCGGGCGCAGATGGAGATGAAGCGGCTCCCGCTCACCTGGATGCCCCGGCTCGGTGCGGTGCTGGCGGCGGGCTCGGCCGGGCTGCTCGCCGGCTTCGCCGTGCCGCTGCTGGGAATCCTCGCCTCCTTCGGGCTGGTGCTGTACTTCGCCGGGGCGTTCGTCGCGCACCTGCGGGTCGGCTCCCGCAAGCTCACCGGCTGGGCGGCGTTCTTCGTCACCATGGTGGCGACGCTCGCCGTGAACGTCGTCCACGGCCTGTCCTGA
- a CDS encoding glycoside hydrolase family 43 protein, which produces MTYGINRRALLRGGLGVAGLGALAAGRPAAAASPNPPLIAQRADPFITRPVAGTYYFTGSVPEYDRIIVRGAPAIAGLSTAAESVIWRRPSSGRMGGHIWAPELHRIDGRWYVYFAAGDADDVFRIRMYVLESALADPRDPAGWVLRGQIATEWDSFSLDATTFAHRGRRYLIWAQSEPEIAVNSSLYIAELSNPWTLRTKPTRIATPTRSWEIQGYRVNEGPAALIRNGRVFVTFSASATDARYCIGLLTADADADLLRTSSWVKNPQPVFISNEQTGQYGPGHNSFTVGADGVTDVLVYHARDYRDITGDPLYDPNRHTRVQKLAWNPDGTPSFGVPSGGAGPI; this is translated from the coding sequence ATGACGTACGGCATCAACCGGCGCGCCCTGCTCCGCGGCGGCCTGGGTGTCGCCGGTCTCGGCGCACTCGCCGCCGGGCGGCCCGCCGCCGCGGCCTCGCCCAACCCGCCGCTCATCGCCCAGCGCGCCGACCCGTTCATCACCCGCCCGGTCGCCGGCACGTACTACTTCACCGGCTCGGTCCCCGAGTACGACCGCATCATCGTGCGCGGCGCCCCGGCCATCGCCGGCCTGTCCACCGCGGCCGAGTCGGTCATCTGGCGCCGCCCGTCGTCCGGTCGCATGGGCGGCCACATCTGGGCCCCGGAACTGCACCGCATCGATGGCCGCTGGTACGTCTACTTCGCCGCGGGCGACGCCGACGACGTCTTCCGCATCCGCATGTACGTCCTCGAGTCGGCGCTCGCCGATCCCCGCGACCCGGCCGGCTGGGTGCTGCGCGGCCAGATCGCCACCGAGTGGGACAGCTTCTCCCTGGACGCCACGACCTTCGCGCACCGCGGCCGGCGCTACCTGATCTGGGCGCAGAGCGAGCCGGAGATCGCGGTCAACTCCAGCCTGTACATCGCCGAGCTGAGCAACCCCTGGACGCTGCGGACCAAGCCGACCCGCATCGCCACGCCGACCCGCAGCTGGGAGATCCAGGGCTACCGGGTCAACGAGGGCCCGGCGGCGCTGATCCGCAACGGCCGGGTCTTCGTGACCTTCTCGGCCAGCGCGACGGACGCCCGCTACTGCATCGGCCTGCTCACCGCGGACGCGGACGCCGACCTGCTGCGCACCTCCTCGTGGGTGAAGAATCCGCAGCCGGTGTTCATCAGCAACGAGCAGACCGGCCAGTACGGCCCCGGCCACAACTCGTTCACGGTGGGCGCGGACGGGGTGACCGACGTGCTCGTCTACCACGCCCGCGATTACCGCGACATCACCGGCGACCCGCTCTACGACCCGAACCGGCACACGCGGGTCCAGAAGCTGGCCTGGAACCCGGACGGCACTCCGTCGTTCGGCGTGCCGTCGGGCGGCGCCGGCCCGATCTGA
- a CDS encoding MFS transporter produces the protein MAVDKVGLRSERGPVLAAVMLATALVAIDSTIIATAVPSIVADIGGFAQFPWLFSIYLLAQAVSVPVYGKLSDLYGRKPIVLCGIALFLVASIFCGAAWNVWVLIAFRMVQGLGAGAIMPTTITIVGDLYSVQERAKVQGYIASVWGVSSVIGPTLGGVFSEWVSWRWIFFINIPICLAAATTIFRRFDERVDRGRPVIDYRGAALLTAGLTLLILGVLEGGQAWAWSSPASLAVLGAGAVLLVAFGFAERRAAEPVLPLWVFRRRLLLTSGLTSAGVGAILLGLSSYVPTYVQVVLGNGPLVAGFALATLLLGWPLAASQSGRVYLRLGFRGCALIGSAIVLAGSALLLLLGRDSTVVEVGAYCLVIGVGMGLTAPPTLVAAQSSVGWSDRGVVTGSNIFLRSLGSSLGVAVFGAIANAQLGSRGADPARLTTAVHHIFIGLLVVAAVMVVTVALMPRGDRPGPEPEISGSDAAVDTPAGRG, from the coding sequence GTGGCGGTTGACAAGGTGGGGCTGCGGTCCGAGCGGGGGCCGGTGCTGGCGGCGGTGATGCTGGCGACCGCGCTCGTGGCGATCGACTCGACGATCATCGCCACCGCGGTGCCCTCGATCGTCGCGGACATCGGCGGGTTCGCCCAGTTCCCGTGGCTGTTCTCGATCTACCTGCTGGCGCAGGCGGTGTCCGTACCCGTCTACGGCAAGCTGTCCGACCTGTACGGCCGCAAGCCGATCGTGCTGTGCGGCATCGCGCTGTTCCTGGTCGCGTCGATCTTCTGCGGGGCGGCGTGGAACGTGTGGGTGCTCATCGCGTTCCGGATGGTGCAGGGGCTCGGCGCCGGCGCGATCATGCCGACCACCATCACGATCGTGGGCGACCTGTACTCGGTGCAGGAGCGGGCCAAGGTGCAGGGCTACATCGCCAGCGTGTGGGGTGTCTCGTCGGTGATCGGGCCGACGCTCGGCGGGGTGTTCAGCGAGTGGGTGTCGTGGCGCTGGATCTTCTTCATCAACATCCCGATCTGCCTCGCCGCCGCCACCACCATCTTCCGCCGCTTCGACGAGCGGGTGGACCGCGGCCGGCCGGTGATCGACTACCGGGGGGCGGCCCTGCTGACGGCCGGGCTGACGCTGCTCATCCTCGGTGTCCTCGAGGGCGGTCAGGCCTGGGCCTGGAGCTCCCCCGCGAGCCTCGCCGTGCTCGGCGCCGGCGCGGTCCTGCTCGTCGCCTTCGGCTTCGCCGAGCGGCGCGCCGCCGAACCCGTGCTGCCGCTGTGGGTGTTCCGCCGGCGGCTCCTGCTGACCAGCGGCCTGACGTCGGCCGGGGTGGGTGCGATCCTGCTGGGGCTCAGCTCGTACGTACCGACGTACGTGCAGGTGGTGCTCGGCAACGGTCCGCTGGTGGCCGGGTTCGCCCTGGCCACGCTGCTGCTCGGGTGGCCGCTGGCGGCGAGCCAGTCCGGCAGGGTGTACCTGCGGCTGGGCTTCCGCGGGTGCGCGCTGATCGGCTCCGCGATCGTGCTGGCCGGCTCGGCGCTGCTGCTCCTGCTCGGGCGCGACTCCACCGTGGTCGAGGTGGGGGCGTACTGCCTGGTCATCGGCGTCGGAATGGGGCTCACCGCACCTCCGACGCTGGTCGCCGCGCAGTCCAGCGTGGGCTGGTCCGACCGGGGCGTGGTCACCGGCAGCAACATCTTCCTGCGGTCGCTGGGCAGCTCGCTGGGGGTCGCGGTGTTCGGCGCGATCGCGAACGCGCAGCTCGGATCGCGGGGCGCGGACCCCGCCCGGCTGACCACGGCGGTGCACCACATCTTCATCGGGCTCCTGGTCGTCGCCGCGGTCATGGTCGTGACCGTGGCGCTGATGCCGCGCGGCGACCGGCCGGGACCGGAACCGGAAATTTCCGGATCGGACGCTGCGGTTGACACCCCCGCGGGGCGTGGGTGA
- a CDS encoding VOC family protein, with amino-acid sequence MTETPVGRLHHLIVDCPDPMAEAAFWSAVLGDPVTYAEDDFVVVSADTTTSGLAFQRAPGLTAPTWPDPAVPQQMHLDVMVDDQAEAGRAVLALGARQLPGDHVYADPAGHPFCLITRPGWAPPVQPG; translated from the coding sequence ATGACAGAGACGCCGGTCGGCAGGCTGCACCACCTCATCGTCGACTGCCCGGACCCGATGGCCGAGGCGGCGTTCTGGAGCGCCGTCCTCGGCGATCCCGTCACGTACGCCGAGGACGACTTCGTGGTCGTGTCCGCCGATACGACCACGTCCGGGCTCGCGTTCCAGCGCGCGCCCGGCCTGACCGCGCCCACGTGGCCCGATCCCGCGGTGCCGCAGCAGATGCACCTCGACGTGATGGTCGACGACCAGGCGGAGGCCGGCCGCGCGGTGCTCGCCCTCGGTGCCCGGCAGCTGCCCGGCGACCACGTGTACGCCGACCCGGCCGGCCACCCGTTCTGCCTGATCACGCGTCCGGGCTGGGCGCCACCGGTGCAGCCGGGGTGA